Proteins from one Sarcophilus harrisii chromosome 2, mSarHar1.11, whole genome shotgun sequence genomic window:
- the LEAP2 gene encoding liver-expressed antimicrobial peptide 2, producing the protein MGHLKLLALFMVCLLLVSQVGSSPLPQQSSTQRRLKRMTPFWRGVSLRPIGASCHDDSECITRLCRKRRCSLNMTQE; encoded by the exons ATGGGGCATCTTAAACTCTTAGCCTTGTTCATGGTGTGCCTGCTGCTCGTGAGTCAG GTGGGATCATCTCCCTTGCCCCAACAGAGCTCAACCCAGAGAAGACTTAAAAGAATGACCCCCTTCTGGCGAGGTGTCTCCCTCAGGCCCATTGGGGCATCCTGTCATGATGACTCTGAATGCATCACAAGACTATGCAG GAAAAGGCGCTGTTCCCTCAACATGACCCAGGAATAA